One region of Baekduia soli genomic DNA includes:
- a CDS encoding metallophosphoesterase family protein, whose product MRVDILALYDIHGNVDALTAVLADPRTAGPDAVVVGGDAVPGPFAAQALERLDALGPPVHWVRGNGEREVGAAVGAPAPDPGDAVAVTAALSAAAVGDERARALGALPLTAVLDGVRFCHASPRRDDELLTPLSPPARWAQALEGVTEEALVVAGHTHRQDDRRVGAVRFVNAGSVGLPYEGDGAARWLWIADGTPHLRRTAYDAAGAGARMLEAGWPDEDSVRAALVAPLPADEITRLFEEQARGRARGV is encoded by the coding sequence GTGCGGGTGGACATCCTCGCGCTGTACGACATCCATGGCAACGTCGACGCGCTGACGGCGGTGCTCGCCGATCCCCGGACCGCGGGCCCCGACGCCGTCGTCGTCGGCGGCGACGCCGTCCCCGGCCCGTTCGCCGCGCAGGCGCTCGAGCGGCTCGACGCGCTCGGGCCGCCCGTGCACTGGGTACGCGGCAACGGCGAGCGCGAGGTCGGCGCCGCGGTCGGCGCCCCGGCCCCGGATCCCGGCGACGCCGTCGCGGTCACCGCCGCGCTGTCGGCCGCCGCGGTCGGCGACGAGCGCGCCCGTGCGCTCGGGGCCCTGCCGCTCACCGCCGTGCTCGACGGCGTGCGCTTCTGCCACGCCAGCCCGCGGCGCGACGACGAGCTGCTGACCCCGCTGTCGCCGCCGGCGCGCTGGGCGCAGGCGCTGGAGGGCGTCACGGAGGAGGCCCTGGTCGTGGCGGGGCACACCCACCGCCAGGATGACCGCCGTGTCGGCGCCGTGCGCTTCGTCAACGCGGGCAGCGTCGGCCTGCCCTACGAGGGCGACGGCGCGGCCCGCTGGCTGTGGATCGCCGACGGCACGCCGCATCTGCGCCGCACGGCCTACGACGCCGCCGGCGCCGGCGCGCGGATGCTCGAGGCCGGCTGGCCCGACGAGGACAGCGTCCGCGCCGCGCTCGTCGCTCCCCTGCCCGCCGACGAGATCACCCGGCTCTTCGAGGAGCAGGCGCGGGGTAGGGCCCGGGGCGTCTGA
- a CDS encoding YhjD/YihY/BrkB family envelope integrity protein codes for MTSVVLLVGGAAVRDGAGWGGGADVAWAILRWPAGLALVVVAVALLFERAPRRRQPEPSWLAVGGAVAVVLWLAFMGVLKAYVELTGSFGATYGPLAGTIGVLLWTFATSVALLLGLALAAQLEAVRAGDPGPRVAREENR; via the coding sequence ATGACGTCGGTCGTGCTGCTCGTCGGCGGCGCGGCGGTCCGCGACGGCGCCGGCTGGGGCGGTGGCGCCGACGTGGCGTGGGCGATCCTGCGCTGGCCGGCCGGGCTCGCCCTCGTGGTGGTCGCGGTCGCGCTGCTGTTCGAGCGCGCGCCGCGCCGGCGTCAGCCCGAGCCGTCGTGGCTGGCCGTCGGCGGCGCCGTCGCGGTCGTCCTGTGGCTGGCGTTCATGGGGGTGCTGAAGGCCTACGTCGAGCTGACGGGCTCGTTCGGCGCGACCTACGGACCGCTGGCGGGGACGATCGGCGTGCTGCTGTGGACGTTCGCGACGTCGGTCGCGCTGCTGCTCGGTCTCGCGCTCGCCGCCCAGCTCGAGGCGGTGCGTGCGGGCGACCCCGGGCCGCGCGTGGCCCGCGAGGAGAACCGCTGA
- a CDS encoding SDR family NAD(P)-dependent oxidoreductase, producing MGPDEERGVGNGGQAQASSGRVVVVTGAARAGGIGRASAEALARAGWRVVLSDHPSAQHAGTAPEGAPDLRAAVQHVGAITEASGHVADVADPAQVEALADHALERFGRLDGWINNAGLNAGVRPLVDVTDEEWDLNLSVMATGTFYGSRAAARRMIDAGTGWGRIVNMSSQAGKTGMPLLSAYCAAKFAIIGITQALSGELGRHGITVNAVCPGTVDTPLLELPGGIVPTFSAQAGLSGEEYRARLTRHIPLGRFVRAEEIAATVAFLCSDAADAITGEAVNVTGGQEVH from the coding sequence ATGGGACCGGACGAGGAGCGGGGCGTGGGCAACGGCGGGCAGGCACAGGCGTCCTCGGGACGGGTCGTCGTCGTCACCGGCGCGGCGCGCGCCGGCGGCATCGGGCGGGCCAGCGCCGAGGCGCTGGCCCGCGCGGGCTGGCGGGTCGTGCTCTCCGACCACCCGAGCGCCCAGCACGCCGGCACCGCGCCCGAGGGCGCGCCCGACCTGCGCGCCGCCGTGCAGCACGTCGGCGCGATCACCGAGGCCTCCGGCCACGTCGCCGACGTCGCCGACCCGGCACAGGTCGAGGCCCTGGCCGACCATGCGCTCGAGCGCTTCGGGCGCCTGGACGGCTGGATCAACAACGCCGGGCTCAACGCGGGCGTGCGGCCGCTCGTCGACGTCACCGACGAGGAGTGGGACCTCAACCTGTCGGTCATGGCGACAGGCACCTTCTACGGCTCGCGCGCCGCGGCCCGGCGCATGATCGACGCGGGCACGGGGTGGGGGCGGATCGTGAACATGTCCTCCCAGGCCGGCAAGACCGGCATGCCGCTGCTGTCGGCCTACTGCGCGGCGAAGTTCGCGATCATCGGCATCACCCAGGCGCTGTCGGGCGAGCTGGGCCGCCACGGGATCACGGTCAACGCCGTGTGCCCGGGCACCGTCGACACGCCGCTGCTGGAGCTGCCGGGCGGCATCGTGCCGACGTTCAGCGCCCAGGCCGGTCTCAGCGGCGAGGAGTACCGGGCGCGGCTGACCCGCCACATCCCGCTCGGGCGCTTCGTGCGCGCCGAGGAGATCGCCGCCACCGTCGCGTTCCTCTGCTCCGACGCCGCCGATGCCATCACGGGCGAGGCCGTCAACGTCACGGGCGGCCAGGAGGTCCACTGA
- a CDS encoding cyclase family protein: protein MSRPRFDELPVRPGAPARSSWGVFGDDDQVGTLNFIEPRHARAAAALVRDGDVHPLNWDLTLPAPGFFGRHPPSHTLFSKFDGNVVDDRLDGFYPQGSSQWDGLRHFAAAGHGFYNGATLEEVTTPGPGPLGMEHWARRGIAARAVLLDVAGALAREGAAPDPFDRFVIDAPLLERVAAAQGVELREGDVLLVRTGWVEAYAALGDDARAALAAAGRPGSPGLYGDTIPRFLWDHGIAAVAADNPALEAAAPGDGADLSLHEALIGRLGMPLGELWALAGLAQACAADGRYEMFLTSAPMHLPGASGTPANAIAVR from the coding sequence GTGAGCCGGCCGCGGTTCGACGAGCTGCCCGTCCGGCCCGGCGCGCCCGCGCGATCGTCGTGGGGCGTCTTCGGCGACGACGACCAGGTCGGCACGCTGAACTTCATCGAGCCCCGGCACGCGCGCGCGGCCGCCGCCCTGGTCCGCGACGGCGACGTGCACCCGCTCAACTGGGACCTCACGCTGCCGGCGCCGGGCTTCTTCGGCCGCCACCCGCCGAGCCACACGTTGTTCTCCAAGTTCGACGGCAACGTCGTCGACGACCGGCTCGACGGGTTCTACCCGCAGGGCTCTTCGCAGTGGGACGGGCTGCGCCACTTCGCGGCGGCCGGCCACGGCTTCTACAACGGCGCGACGCTCGAGGAGGTCACCACGCCGGGGCCCGGCCCGCTGGGGATGGAGCACTGGGCGCGGCGGGGGATCGCCGCGCGGGCGGTCCTGCTCGACGTCGCGGGCGCCCTGGCCCGCGAGGGCGCGGCGCCCGACCCGTTCGACCGCTTCGTCATCGACGCCCCGCTGCTGGAGCGCGTCGCCGCCGCCCAGGGCGTGGAGCTGCGCGAGGGCGACGTCCTGCTCGTGCGCACGGGCTGGGTGGAGGCCTACGCCGCGCTCGGCGACGACGCGCGCGCGGCGCTGGCCGCCGCCGGGCGGCCCGGCAGCCCGGGCCTGTACGGCGACACGATCCCGCGCTTCCTGTGGGACCACGGCATCGCGGCGGTCGCGGCCGACAACCCGGCGCTGGAGGCCGCCGCCCCGGGCGACGGCGCCGACCTCAGCCTGCACGAGGCGCTCATCGGCCGGCTCGGGATGCCGCTCGGCGAGCTCTGGGCGCTGGCCGGCCTGGCACAGGCGTGCGCGGCGGACGGCCGCTACGAGATGTTCCTGACCAGCGCGCCGATGCACCTGCCCGGCGCCTCCGGGACGCCGGCCAACGCGATCGCCGTCCGGTGA
- a CDS encoding hydantoinase/oxoprolinase family protein: protein MSTLVGIDVGGTFTDLFQVDEEGTPRILKVPSTPEDPSIGVMNALTEAGASGAELTQFLHGTTIATNALIERRGAACALITTRGFRDVLELGRRDRPHIYGLTGKHVPLIARDMRWEVDERLDHEGRVLTPLDEDQVRALALELRDEGLETVVVAFIHSYRNAAHEDRAREILLEVQPDWHVVTSSSVLREYYEFERTSTAVVQGYLEPLVSRYADHLVTRLADWGFTRDALIMQSNGGLIPAARAGERASHMIRSGPAAGVIAAVSVAADAGFDRVITGDMGGTSFDVSISLDGRPSEAETTLLDFRLPVRVPMLDVRTIGAGGGSIAWIDRGGILQVGPRSAGSVPGPVAFGRGGTEPTVSDANVVLGRINAEAPIGADGRGRLDLEGARRALAMLGAEFGMDAEEAADAVLTVVNTRMAGEIRLMTVEQGHDPREFALVAFGGAGPLHGAALLREMEIGTMLLPAFPGVLCAMGCTVADMRHDLSETIERVLPADGTPGPDRLDTEELAAVLRAQRAHGEDQLRRDDVDFEEVEIRHFADMAYQGQVHRLRVPVQAGWDAEQLRAAFVAQYQAEYGTELGALSVVVVNARTAVVGRRAPLRTPAGASSSTTPQPREHRRVRFDDWHETPIYARADLAPGAELQGPLIVEQADTTAVIEPGMTVRVDAASNLVVTR, encoded by the coding sequence GTGAGCACGCTCGTCGGCATCGACGTCGGAGGCACCTTCACCGACCTGTTCCAGGTCGACGAGGAGGGCACGCCCCGCATCCTGAAGGTCCCCTCCACGCCGGAGGACCCGTCGATCGGCGTCATGAACGCCCTGACCGAGGCCGGGGCCTCCGGCGCGGAGCTCACGCAGTTCCTGCACGGCACGACCATCGCCACCAACGCGCTCATCGAGCGCCGCGGCGCCGCCTGCGCGCTCATCACCACGCGCGGCTTCCGCGACGTGCTCGAGCTCGGCCGCCGCGACCGCCCGCACATCTACGGCCTGACCGGCAAGCACGTCCCACTCATCGCCCGCGACATGCGCTGGGAGGTCGACGAGCGCCTGGACCACGAGGGGCGCGTCCTGACCCCGCTGGACGAGGACCAGGTCCGCGCGCTGGCGCTGGAGCTGCGCGACGAGGGCCTGGAGACCGTCGTCGTCGCGTTCATCCACTCCTACCGCAACGCCGCCCACGAGGACCGCGCCCGCGAGATCCTGCTCGAGGTCCAGCCCGACTGGCACGTCGTGACCTCGTCCTCGGTGCTGCGCGAGTACTACGAGTTCGAGCGCACGAGCACCGCGGTCGTGCAGGGCTACCTCGAGCCGCTCGTCTCCCGCTACGCCGACCACCTCGTCACGCGCCTGGCGGACTGGGGCTTCACGCGCGACGCGCTCATCATGCAGTCCAACGGCGGGCTCATCCCGGCCGCGCGGGCCGGCGAGCGCGCGAGCCACATGATCCGCTCGGGCCCCGCCGCCGGCGTCATCGCGGCGGTCAGCGTCGCAGCCGACGCCGGCTTCGACCGCGTGATCACCGGCGACATGGGCGGCACGAGCTTCGACGTGTCCATCAGCCTCGACGGCCGGCCGTCTGAGGCCGAGACGACGCTGCTGGACTTCCGGCTGCCCGTGCGGGTGCCGATGCTCGACGTCCGCACGATCGGCGCCGGCGGCGGCTCGATCGCCTGGATCGACCGCGGCGGCATCCTGCAGGTCGGCCCGCGCAGCGCCGGGTCGGTTCCCGGCCCGGTCGCGTTCGGCCGCGGCGGGACCGAGCCGACGGTCAGCGACGCCAACGTCGTGCTCGGCCGCATCAACGCCGAGGCGCCGATCGGTGCCGACGGCCGCGGACGCCTGGATCTGGAGGGCGCCCGGCGCGCGCTGGCCATGCTCGGCGCCGAGTTCGGGATGGACGCCGAGGAGGCCGCCGACGCGGTGCTCACCGTCGTCAACACCCGCATGGCCGGCGAGATCCGGCTCATGACCGTCGAGCAGGGCCACGACCCGCGGGAGTTCGCGCTCGTGGCCTTCGGCGGGGCGGGGCCGCTGCACGGCGCCGCGCTGCTGCGCGAGATGGAGATCGGCACGATGCTGCTGCCGGCCTTCCCCGGCGTGCTGTGCGCCATGGGCTGCACGGTGGCCGACATGCGCCACGACCTCTCCGAGACGATCGAGCGCGTGCTGCCCGCCGACGGCACACCCGGCCCCGACCGGCTGGACACCGAGGAGCTCGCAGCCGTCCTGCGCGCCCAGCGCGCCCACGGCGAGGACCAGCTGCGCCGCGACGACGTCGACTTCGAGGAGGTCGAGATCCGTCACTTCGCCGACATGGCCTACCAGGGCCAGGTCCACCGGCTGCGCGTGCCGGTCCAGGCCGGCTGGGACGCCGAGCAGCTGCGCGCCGCGTTCGTGGCCCAGTACCAGGCCGAGTACGGCACCGAGCTCGGCGCGCTGTCGGTCGTCGTGGTCAACGCCCGCACCGCGGTCGTCGGGCGCCGCGCGCCGCTGCGCACGCCCGCCGGCGCATCGAGCTCGACCACGCCGCAGCCCCGCGAGCACCGGCGCGTGCGCTTCGACGACTGGCACGAGACGCCGATCTACGCCCGGGCCGACCTCGCGCCGGGCGCCGAGCTGCAGGGCCCGCTCATCGTCGAGCAGGCCGACACGACCGCGGTGATCGAACCGGGCATGACCGTCCGCGTCGACGCCGCCTCCAACCTGGTGGTGACGCGATGA
- a CDS encoding isocitrate lyase/PEP mutase family protein, whose protein sequence is MSGALLRAALAGPRCAMAIGAHDPVVAMLAHEAGAPVVYVSGSGSAAVVGGMADVGLISFTEMLEHARHIVAATPLPTLCDIDTGFGNETNVRRTIAEYEAIGAAGVHLEDQLFPKRCGQTEGTALIGVAEMQRKIAAAKEAQTDPGFVLVVRTDARQTEGVDGVVKRCRAYVEGGADALFPEALLSPEEFVRVRAELDVPLVIDLPEWGRTPATSLDELEGYGWNLGIYALSAMRVAHHAAREFMASLVRERTQAGWLDRMVTRDELADLVGLTALRADEERLRRRFPDAGEP, encoded by the coding sequence ATGAGCGGCGCGCTGCTGCGCGCCGCGCTGGCCGGCCCGCGCTGCGCGATGGCCATCGGCGCGCACGACCCCGTCGTCGCCATGCTGGCCCACGAGGCCGGCGCGCCGGTCGTCTACGTCAGCGGCTCGGGGTCGGCGGCCGTCGTGGGCGGGATGGCCGACGTCGGGCTCATCTCGTTCACCGAGATGCTCGAGCACGCGCGGCATATCGTCGCCGCGACGCCGCTGCCGACGCTGTGCGACATCGACACGGGCTTCGGCAACGAGACCAACGTCCGCCGCACGATCGCGGAGTACGAGGCCATCGGCGCCGCGGGCGTGCACCTCGAGGACCAGCTCTTCCCCAAGCGCTGCGGCCAGACGGAGGGCACCGCGCTCATCGGCGTGGCCGAGATGCAGCGCAAGATCGCCGCGGCCAAGGAGGCCCAGACCGACCCGGGCTTCGTCCTGGTCGTCCGCACCGACGCGCGCCAGACCGAGGGCGTCGACGGCGTCGTGAAGCGCTGCCGGGCCTACGTGGAGGGCGGCGCCGACGCGCTGTTCCCCGAGGCGCTGCTCAGCCCCGAGGAGTTCGTGCGCGTGCGCGCCGAGCTCGACGTCCCGCTCGTCATCGACCTGCCGGAGTGGGGGCGCACGCCGGCGACGTCGCTCGACGAGCTCGAGGGCTACGGCTGGAACCTGGGGATCTACGCGCTGTCGGCGATGCGGGTCGCCCACCACGCCGCCCGCGAGTTCATGGCGTCGCTCGTGCGCGAGCGCACCCAGGCGGGTTGGCTGGATCGCATGGTCACGCGCGACGAGCTGGCCGACCTCGTCGGGCTCACCGCGCTGCGCGCCGACGAGGAGCGCCTGCGCCGGCGCTTCCCCGACGCCGGGGAGCCGTGA
- a CDS encoding metallophosphoesterase family protein, giving the protein MELAIISDTHLPRGARVLPEACVARLRAADLILHAGDLMRAEVLDALEALGPPVAAVHGNVDDAGVLARLPERRVVAAGGARIGMVHDAGPAAGRLERLRRAFGDCDAVVFGHSHIPLHETSADGAFQIFNPGSPTDRRRQPQHTMGTATVDGGPPAFTLIALG; this is encoded by the coding sequence ATGGAGCTGGCGATCATCTCCGACACCCACCTGCCGCGTGGTGCGCGCGTGCTGCCCGAGGCCTGCGTGGCGCGGCTGCGGGCCGCCGACCTCATCCTGCACGCCGGCGACCTCATGCGCGCCGAGGTGCTCGACGCGCTCGAGGCGCTGGGGCCGCCCGTGGCCGCCGTACACGGCAACGTCGACGACGCCGGCGTCCTGGCCCGGCTGCCGGAGCGCCGCGTCGTGGCGGCCGGCGGTGCCCGCATCGGGATGGTCCACGACGCGGGCCCGGCGGCCGGGCGCCTGGAGCGACTGCGCCGCGCGTTCGGCGACTGCGACGCCGTGGTCTTCGGCCACAGCCACATCCCGCTGCACGAGACCTCCGCCGACGGCGCGTTCCAGATCTTCAACCCCGGCAGCCCGACCGACCGCCGCCGCCAGCCGCAGCACACGATGGGCACCGCGACGGTCGACGGCGGGCCGCCGGCCTTCACGCTGATCGCGCTGGGCTGA
- a CDS encoding FadR/GntR family transcriptional regulator produces the protein MGRVPHVEVQRVRVPKASDVFAAELRGRILDGDLEPGVALPNERALAEAAGLSRTVVREALRILEIEGLVVTRPGRGGGTVVDRPDPQSLTRSVDIFIRGRGVRFRELLEAREQIEPACAELAARHRTDDDLRALDAATEAVRAVAAEVPAFLTANAAWHVTVARISHNELLASFMRALSDAVRAATDIADFNSDEVRAGALRAHDRVARAIRDGDGGAARAAMAHHVGAYREQVLKYPVPEELGLEHEREERQ, from the coding sequence ATGGGTCGGGTCCCCCACGTCGAGGTGCAGCGCGTACGCGTCCCGAAGGCCTCCGACGTGTTCGCCGCCGAGCTGCGCGGCCGCATCCTGGACGGCGACCTCGAGCCCGGGGTCGCGCTGCCCAACGAGCGCGCGCTGGCCGAGGCTGCCGGGCTCAGCCGCACCGTCGTGCGCGAGGCCCTGCGCATCCTGGAGATCGAGGGGCTCGTCGTCACGCGGCCCGGGCGCGGCGGCGGGACCGTCGTCGACCGCCCCGACCCCCAGTCGCTGACGCGCTCGGTCGACATCTTCATCCGTGGCCGCGGCGTGCGCTTCCGCGAGCTGCTCGAGGCCCGCGAGCAGATCGAGCCGGCCTGCGCCGAGCTCGCCGCGCGCCACCGCACCGACGACGACCTGCGCGCGCTGGACGCCGCGACGGAGGCCGTGCGCGCGGTCGCCGCCGAGGTCCCGGCCTTCCTGACCGCCAACGCCGCGTGGCACGTGACGGTCGCGCGCATCAGCCACAACGAGCTGCTGGCCTCGTTCATGCGCGCCCTGTCGGACGCCGTCCGCGCGGCCACCGACATCGCCGACTTCAACTCCGACGAGGTCCGCGCCGGTGCGCTGCGCGCCCACGATCGGGTCGCGCGCGCGATCCGCGACGGCGACGGCGGCGCCGCCCGAGCGGCGATGGCCCACCACGTGGGCGCCTATCGCGAGCAGGTACTGAAGTACCCCGTGCCCGAGGAGCTCGGGCTCGAGCACGAGAGGGAGGAACGCCAGTGA
- a CDS encoding coniferyl-alcohol dehydrogenase: MPSPDREAAMWLDQLNFTGRRAVVTGGASGMGAAAVATLRELGADVEVVDVRDDVPGGVRAHIADLRDPASIDAAVARIGDGVDVLVNAAGMPQTAGYRDVLACNLAGLRHLTESLVPGMPRGAAIVNISSIAGLPWSKHAETLGELLDTPTMDDALDWIDGHPDLGDPYVWSKMALNLYTLRRAPQLVEPGIRMNAVCPGNTTTPMSEAFIAHSGAEVIERISSVAGVPATPQQQADAIVFLASDLASYVTGALLNVDGGFAAAAQTRQLARPGAGR; this comes from the coding sequence GTGCCCTCCCCCGATCGCGAGGCTGCCATGTGGCTGGACCAACTGAACTTCACCGGGCGGCGCGCCGTCGTCACGGGCGGGGCCTCGGGCATGGGCGCGGCCGCCGTGGCGACGCTGCGCGAGCTCGGCGCCGATGTGGAGGTCGTCGACGTCCGCGACGACGTGCCCGGCGGCGTGCGGGCCCACATCGCCGACCTGCGCGACCCAGCCTCGATCGACGCCGCCGTCGCGCGGATCGGCGACGGCGTCGACGTCCTGGTCAACGCGGCCGGGATGCCCCAGACCGCCGGCTACCGCGACGTGCTGGCCTGCAACCTCGCGGGGCTGCGCCACCTCACCGAGTCCCTCGTCCCGGGCATGCCGCGCGGCGCGGCGATCGTGAACATCAGCTCCATCGCCGGGCTGCCCTGGTCCAAGCACGCCGAGACGCTCGGCGAGCTGCTCGACACGCCGACGATGGACGACGCCCTGGACTGGATCGACGGCCACCCGGACCTCGGCGACCCCTACGTCTGGTCCAAGATGGCGCTCAACCTGTACACCCTGCGCCGCGCGCCCCAGCTCGTCGAGCCGGGGATCCGCATGAACGCCGTCTGCCCCGGCAATACGACGACGCCGATGTCCGAGGCGTTCATCGCCCACAGCGGCGCCGAGGTCATCGAGCGCATCTCCAGCGTCGCGGGCGTCCCGGCCACGCCCCAGCAGCAGGCCGACGCGATCGTCTTCCTGGCCAGCGACCTGGCCTCCTACGTGACCGGCGCGCTGCTCAACGTCGACGGCGGCTTCGCCGCGGCGGCCCAGACGCGGCAGCTCGCCCGGCCCGGCGCGGGCCGCTGA
- a CDS encoding dihydroorotase has protein sequence MSGGDLLLVNARLVFAEGEEVHGGLTCRDGVITTVFAGDPPPGSFDGEVLDAGGRPVLPGLIDPHVQLYPADDYAHYATETGSAALGGVTTIIKMHRDLEGYPDDAFAAEVAGAERRAHVDFCFHVAVMTDAQIAAIGHYAEALEVSSFKLFMAYKGEEGRRIGIQGVDDGQLHDAFRAVAAAGGVALVHCENQDLAQRALDAVRAAGEDGLRAFERSRPAIVEAEAVRRAAFLAAEAGCELYVVHVTSRHSLGHLAALKAGGARLHLETEPHYLTETADTPAGTLAKVIPPIREQADADALWDALASGALDTIGSDHVAATRARKKGSVWDAQLAFPGIATILPVLLSEGVHRRGLPLSRIASVTSTAPARIFGLRAKGELRPGRDADLVVVDLDAVRTVDAADLGSTSDFSIYEGRELRGWPVATVSRGRVVMRDGELTGPEGWGRFVRRPARTGAAA, from the coding sequence ATGAGCGGGGGAGATCTGCTGCTGGTCAACGCCCGGCTCGTGTTCGCCGAGGGCGAGGAGGTCCACGGCGGGCTGACCTGCCGCGACGGGGTCATCACGACGGTCTTCGCCGGCGACCCCCCGCCGGGGTCCTTCGACGGCGAGGTCCTGGACGCCGGCGGCCGGCCCGTCCTGCCCGGGCTCATCGATCCGCACGTCCAGCTCTACCCGGCCGACGACTACGCCCACTACGCGACGGAGACCGGCTCGGCCGCGCTGGGCGGCGTGACGACGATCATCAAGATGCACCGCGACCTCGAGGGCTACCCCGACGACGCGTTCGCGGCCGAGGTCGCCGGGGCCGAGCGCCGCGCGCACGTGGACTTCTGCTTCCACGTCGCGGTGATGACCGACGCGCAGATCGCCGCGATCGGGCACTACGCCGAGGCGCTGGAGGTCTCGTCGTTCAAGCTGTTCATGGCCTACAAGGGCGAGGAGGGCCGGCGCATCGGCATCCAGGGCGTCGACGACGGGCAGCTGCACGACGCGTTCCGGGCGGTCGCGGCCGCCGGCGGCGTGGCGCTCGTGCACTGCGAGAACCAGGACCTCGCCCAGCGCGCGCTGGACGCCGTGCGCGCCGCCGGCGAGGACGGGCTGCGCGCGTTCGAGCGCAGCCGCCCGGCGATCGTCGAGGCCGAGGCGGTGCGCCGGGCGGCCTTCCTGGCCGCCGAGGCCGGCTGCGAGCTCTACGTCGTGCACGTGACCTCGCGCCACAGCCTCGGTCACCTGGCCGCGCTGAAGGCGGGGGGTGCGCGGCTGCACCTGGAGACCGAGCCGCACTACCTCACCGAGACGGCCGACACGCCCGCGGGCACGCTGGCCAAGGTCATCCCGCCGATCCGCGAGCAGGCCGACGCCGACGCGCTCTGGGACGCGCTGGCCTCCGGCGCGCTGGACACGATCGGCTCCGACCACGTCGCGGCGACCCGCGCGCGCAAGAAGGGCAGCGTGTGGGACGCCCAGCTCGCGTTCCCCGGCATCGCGACGATCCTGCCCGTCCTGCTGTCGGAGGGCGTGCACCGGCGCGGGCTGCCGCTCAGCCGCATCGCGTCGGTCACCAGCACCGCGCCCGCGCGCATCTTCGGCCTGCGGGCCAAGGGCGAGCTGCGTCCCGGCCGCGACGCCGACCTCGTCGTCGTCGACCTCGACGCGGTGCGCACCGTCGACGCCGCCGACCTGGGCTCGACCTCGGACTTCTCGATCTACGAGGGCCGCGAGCTGCGCGGGTGGCCGGTGGCGACCGTCAGCCGCGGGCGCGTGGTCATGCGCGACGGCGAGCTCACGGGGCCGGAGGGCTGGGGGCGCTTCGTGCGCCGGCCGGCCCGGACGGGGGCGGCGGCATGA